In Thermogemmata fonticola, a genomic segment contains:
- the tmk gene encoding dTMP kinase, whose protein sequence is MSKPLFISLDGIDGTGKTTQLQRLAQWLREQHVPVVTSADPGGTLLGEELRRLLLHRSDLSLTPVAEALLFMAARAQLVVEVIRPALSAGQCVLCDRFLLANVVYQGYAGGLDPEELWRIGRWSASGVEPDLTLVLDLEDVSLARRRKGRFPPGDRFEQRDEDYQRQLRDGFRREAQRLPQRIALVPADGDVEEVQRHLRKLLLPLFHTHGWNLTA, encoded by the coding sequence ATGAGCAAACCATTGTTCATTTCTCTGGACGGGATCGATGGAACCGGCAAAACGACCCAGCTCCAGCGGCTGGCGCAATGGCTGCGGGAGCAGCATGTCCCGGTGGTGACCAGCGCAGACCCCGGCGGCACCCTCCTGGGAGAGGAACTGCGAAGGCTATTATTGCACCGCTCGGATTTAAGCTTGACGCCCGTGGCGGAAGCTCTGCTCTTCATGGCGGCCCGCGCGCAGTTGGTCGTAGAAGTCATCCGTCCCGCCTTGAGCGCCGGCCAGTGCGTCCTGTGTGACCGCTTCCTCTTGGCCAATGTGGTCTATCAGGGATATGCGGGAGGGCTAGACCCGGAGGAACTCTGGCGGATCGGCCGTTGGTCCGCTTCGGGTGTCGAGCCAGACTTGACCCTCGTGCTGGACCTGGAAGATGTATCCCTAGCCCGGCGGCGGAAAGGCCGCTTTCCCCCCGGTGATCGCTTTGAGCAACGGGATGAAGACTATCAGCGGCAGCTTCGCGACGGTTTCCGCCGGGAAGCCCAACGCCTGCCGCAACGCATTGCCTTGGTGCCGGCCGACGGGGATGTCGAAGAGGTGCAGCGACATTTGCGGAAACTCCTTCTTCCCTTGTTCCACACACACGGTTGGAATCTCACCGCTTAA